Genomic segment of Veillonella parvula DSM 2008:
TCTTCGACTAGCTAACCCTGCTAGAACCGTCTCCAGCCAAGGGTGTACAAGTTAAATCTATCTGTATTAATCAATTTCGCAGCACATATCACCAATGGTATTATCGAACCGTAAATTAGTTGAGTAGCTCGAAACTTATGTAAATTACTATTCTAATAGCCCACCCTTGACATATCGAAAAAAATAGATATAATAGTATTGGAATATATGAGCATCTATTCATATATAATACAACTATTATGAATCCTGTTCGATTAAGAGGTGATAGAATGAATCCTGTAAGAACAATTGAAAGAATTATTAAAGCTCCTGATATTCATTGGGTAGGCAATGGATTTAGAGTACGTCAGTACTTCCCTGATGGCGATGAGTCACCTATTCTTGATCGTATGTCTCCATTTTTGTTACTCGACTATAACGAGCCATATTATTTTGAGGCCAGTCCTTTTGATACAGGTGTCACTCCACATCCCCATAAAGGCTTTGAAACGGTAACATTTTCTTTTTCCGGCTCCATTGAACATAAAGATGCAGCTGGTAATAGTGGTGTTATTCACTCTGGTGATGTGCAATGGATGACTGCAGCTAGTGGTGTTTTGCACAAAGAATTTCATGAAAAAGAATATGCAAAGCGGGGACGTTTGTTCCATGCTTTACAATTATGGGTAAATCTACCTGAACGTCATAAAAACGATGCACCTGCATATCAATATATACCTGCTACCACAATGGGGCGGTATCAATCTCTTGATGAAACAATCGATGCCATCGTTTACACAGGTGCTTTCAGACATATAACAGGTCCTGCTAAATCCCATACACCGATGAATATTTACAAATTAAAACTTCAACCTAATTCATGGATCTCTATTTCTGAGAATATGACTTGGAATACAGGCTTCCTTGTGATTAATGGTACAGGTAGTGCCAATGGTGAAAGCATAGAATTTGCAGACTTTGTACTTTTCAATAATGATGGAGAGCGCTTTGAGGTAGAGTCTGGTGATGAAGGTCTTGAAATCTTCGTTCTCGCTGGAGAACCCCTCAATGAACCAGTGGTAAAACAAGGGTCATTTGTTATGACAAATAAAACAGAGCTTCTCCTCGCTTATGGGGAATACAAAAACGGTAAATTTGGCCGCGAAGAAGCTATTATGTAATATAACACCCTGATTTATAATGGCGTACATCAGGGTATTTCTTGTAAGTAATGTATCCTGAGATACATTGTTTTATATTGATTATGGTATAATGATTGCGTACAATGTTTTGACAGGAGGTTTTATGTCTAAAAAAATTGCAGTCCTTGTAAATGAGGATACAATGCAGCGCTGTTCTTGTGGCGGTTGTTTGAAAGCATTTATGAATAAAGCGGATTCCTTTGAGCGTTATGCTGATGAGGATATTGAGTTGGTGGGGTTCACACATAGTGGTGGGGATCTAGCTAAGAAGATTGAGTCTTTTAAGAAAAAAGGTGTTACTACGGTACATCTTTCTACATGTACGCGTGGTAAGAATGAAAATTATGAAAGCATCGCAGAGCAGTGTGCTGAGGCAGGCTTTGATGTAGTAGGCTATACACATGGTGGCGCTGTTTCTAAAGATGGTAAAGAAGCGGTAGTACTTTCAGCTAAACCAGTAACGACAGATCAATAGTTAGCAATGTTTGAATTAACCATAATAGATTGCACCATCTTATGATAGATGAATGATTGTTCCATTATTCATTCTATATTTATCATGAAGTAATATTATATAGATAGTGTGGAAATTCTGGCGTTTTCTTACATTCTATATTGTTTTATTATTATATAGCTATATCATTGTTTAAGAGGTTGAGAGAATGAACAAGAAACTTACAGCGGCTACTTTATCTATTGCTATGGCAGTGACAATGGCACCTACTATGATGCAAACGGCTTCTGTTAATGCTGCGTCTGTTGCGGTACAATCTTTAGCTGGTGGTGCTATTGCTATGGCTTACGTATCTACTGCATTAAATAAAATGGATAATTCTGCAGAGGGGCAACAGGAGAGTTTGGCACGCACAAAAGAGAAAACTGGTTACTTAAACGATAGTGCTGCCCAAGAGCGTGTAAATCGAATTATGAAGACCTTAGAGGCTACACCTAGTGTAAAACGTTCCTACGTTGTATATGCGAATCCTGATGAGGAGTTCAATGCGTTTGCCACACTTGGTCGCGTTATGTCCATTAACAAGGGTGCTCTAGATACGCTAGATGATGATCAATTGGCCTATGTAATGGCTCATGAAATCTCTCATGGCGAGCATAAAGATATTATTAATGGCGCTAAGAAGCAAATTGGTCTTTCTACAGCGGTTGGCATTGCTGCTGGCGGCAGTGAAGGTGCGGCTATTTTATCTAATGTGGCAGGTAACTACTTATCCAATCAAGTGTTTACGATGAGTCAAGAAAAAGCCGCTGATGAGTTAGGCTTTAAGATTTTAAGTGAGTCTCCATACAATGTGGGTGGTGCAGCTGGTTCTATGGCAGTACTGCGCAACAAAGTGGGGGAACACTACCGCGAAGGGCTTTCACAAGTGGTAGCACCTAATAACCATCCAAAGTTGTCCGATCGGGTGAACAATAATATTTCTCGTATGTACACATATTCTGGGAATCATGTAAACGTATCGAATGGTACTGTGTACGTAAACGGTGATAATATCTATACTCCAGCAGGTAGTGGCCGCTACACAGGCGAAGAGCGTGCTTATTACATGGCTGGTAAATTGGCACGATTGTATCATAACAATCAAGTGACACCAGGTTCTGCATCCTATAGTGGTGACACTGTAACGGTAGCTGGTCAATCCATTGTTTCTACGCCAAATGTGGATGTAGCATTGCAAGTGGCAACAAATCTTAACAATGCATTTGTAAAGCCTGCAGGTTCTGCTGTTAATGCGAAAAAACCAGTGAAGGTTAAACAAGAAAAACCTAAAAAGGTAAAAGAAAATAAAAAGGTAAAAGCTGATAAAGCTAAAAAATAAATGAGAGTTATTAATGGCATATAATTTGCTTTAAGGATTTATGTTATTATAATCAGAATAATCAGAGGACTGAGCCCATGAAGGCTTAGTCCTCTTTTTATATGGATTGTAATTTTTATAGTTTGAGTATAAGTTTATATGTTAATAAGTTTATATGTTAATAAGTTTATAAGATGTATTGAGGGATATACGAGTAAGAAATAGACTGTAAAGATATTGTTGATCATAAGTATAATTATTATTCATGTGTAAATAAATTATATTCATAAAGCAATAATAGATTCATAAAAATACAGAGAATCTTTTGAGAATGGAAAGTGAATTGTAATGGGTTTATACCATGAAATATAAGAAATTATCTTGTTAAACATAGTTGCTATAGAAGGTTTTATTATATTTCTTGTAATATTTATGAATTATTTATGCGATAACTTAGTGTTGTCTATATATGGTGGATAGATGTATATTTAAGGTGGATGAAATATGTGCTTAGAATGGAATCCTATAGAAATACCATAACGGTAGGGGGTATAGGGTTATTGTACTTATACATGCTTTATAGGATAATGTCAATGTTGGTGGTTAATCTAATAATATAGATGACCATTTTTTTGTTAAATAATACGTAATTTTATACATTATATGGAGGCTATGATGGAGTATACAATTCACCTATTTAATGCAGGTGGTTTCGTTATGTATCCACTTGTACTATTCATGTTAGCAGCATGTACTATTTTATTTGAACGTATTCGTACGTACAGAAACATCAATCATGAGTTACAACAGTTGTCCGATAGCATTGATGCAGGTCGTAATAGTAATAATTGGTCTACTCTAGAAAATTCTATAAAAAATAGTGATGACGCATTGAGTAGATTCGTATCTCCTATCGTGGAGTCTGTATATAGTGCGGAAGGTTTAGAGAACCGTTTACATGATGTGGTAGGTTACATGGATGAACGTTTAAAACGCGGTCTTAACTGGCTTAGCATGATGGTAACAATGGCTCCATTACTTGGACTTTTGGGGACTGTTGTTGGTATGATTCGATCCTTCGCAGCCGTTGGAGGCGATATTGGTGCGCCTACTGTTATCACAGGCGGCGTATCCGAAGCGTTGGTTGCCACTGCAACGGGGCTTTCAGTAGCTATCGTAGCATTAGCTATCCATAGTTGGTGTACAGATAAAGTAAATTCTGATATTGCAAAGTTAGAGCAAAAATTAGGTTCTATTATGGATTTATATATTAGGAGTCAACGATGAAACGTAGTTCAGTAGGCATACAAAAAGAACCTACCATCATGATTATACCTATGATTGATATCGTTTTCTTCTTGCTCGTATTTTTCATGATGAGTACGCTATACATGAATACAGAGGAACAAATTCCTCTTAACTTACCAAAGGCCTCCTCTTCCTCTGCGAAGACGATTGAGCCTATCACGATTT
This window contains:
- a CDS encoding M48 family metallopeptidase: MNKKLTAATLSIAMAVTMAPTMMQTASVNAASVAVQSLAGGAIAMAYVSTALNKMDNSAEGQQESLARTKEKTGYLNDSAAQERVNRIMKTLEATPSVKRSYVVYANPDEEFNAFATLGRVMSINKGALDTLDDDQLAYVMAHEISHGEHKDIINGAKKQIGLSTAVGIAAGGSEGAAILSNVAGNYLSNQVFTMSQEKAADELGFKILSESPYNVGGAAGSMAVLRNKVGEHYREGLSQVVAPNNHPKLSDRVNNNISRMYTYSGNHVNVSNGTVYVNGDNIYTPAGSGRYTGEERAYYMAGKLARLYHNNQVTPGSASYSGDTVTVAGQSIVSTPNVDVALQVATNLNNAFVKPAGSAVNAKKPVKVKQEKPKKVKENKKVKADKAKK
- a CDS encoding CGGC domain-containing protein yields the protein MSKKIAVLVNEDTMQRCSCGGCLKAFMNKADSFERYADEDIELVGFTHSGGDLAKKIESFKKKGVTTVHLSTCTRGKNENYESIAEQCAEAGFDVVGYTHGGAVSKDGKEAVVLSAKPVTTDQ
- a CDS encoding MotA/TolQ/ExbB proton channel family protein, with amino-acid sequence MEYTIHLFNAGGFVMYPLVLFMLAACTILFERIRTYRNINHELQQLSDSIDAGRNSNNWSTLENSIKNSDDALSRFVSPIVESVYSAEGLENRLHDVVGYMDERLKRGLNWLSMMVTMAPLLGLLGTVVGMIRSFAAVGGDIGAPTVITGGVSEALVATATGLSVAIVALAIHSWCTDKVNSDIAKLEQKLGSIMDLYIRSQR
- a CDS encoding pirin family protein, giving the protein MNPVRTIERIIKAPDIHWVGNGFRVRQYFPDGDESPILDRMSPFLLLDYNEPYYFEASPFDTGVTPHPHKGFETVTFSFSGSIEHKDAAGNSGVIHSGDVQWMTAASGVLHKEFHEKEYAKRGRLFHALQLWVNLPERHKNDAPAYQYIPATTMGRYQSLDETIDAIVYTGAFRHITGPAKSHTPMNIYKLKLQPNSWISISENMTWNTGFLVINGTGSANGESIEFADFVLFNNDGERFEVESGDEGLEIFVLAGEPLNEPVVKQGSFVMTNKTELLLAYGEYKNGKFGREEAIM